CCGCGGCGTCATGACCTGGCTGAACGGCCAATGTTCAAGCGCGAATTGCCGGGCTATTATCCAACGGACTTACCAAACAATTACATACAACCAAGGAGACTCGATGAACAAGGCAGCACTCGCATTGCTCGGCGCGCTGGCCGGCGTTTTGATGCACGCAGGCGTGGCCGGGGCACAGAACAGCGCCACCACCGCAACGCCCTCGCGGCTCGACGAAATCCTCGCGCGCGGCACGCTGCGCGCCTGCACGACCGGTGACTACAAACCGTACTCGTTTTACAAGGCGGACGGCCAGTTCGAAGGCATCGATATCGACATGACGGAGTCGCTCGCCAAGTCGCTCGGCGTGAAGACGGAGTACGTCAAGACGTCGTGGTCGAATCTGATGAACGACTTTGTCGCTAAATGCGACGTCGGCGTGGGCGGCGTGTCGCCGACGCTGGAGCGGCAGAAGCGCGCGTTTTTCACGGAGGCCTACATGGTCGACGGCAAGACGCCGATCGTTCGGTGCGACGACGTCAACAAATATCAGACCGTCGCGCAGATCGACCAGCCGGCGACACGCGCGATCGTCAATCCGGGTGGCACCAACGAGCGCTTCGCGAAACAGTACTTTCCGCATGCGAACCTGACCGTCTATCCGGATAACGTGACGATCTTCAAGCAGATCCTCGCCGGCAAGGCGGATGTGATGGTGACGGACGCGTCCGAAACCCTGTTGCAGCAGAAGCTGAATCCCGGCCTTTGCTCGGTTCATCCGGACAAACCTTTCCAGTATGGTGAAAAGGCCTGGCTGCTGCCGCGCGGCGATGTGTCGTTCCAGCAATACGTCGACCAGTGGTTGCACCTTGCGCGGGCAACAGGCGAATACCAAGCCATTTCGGACAAGTGGCTGAAGTAGCGTGATGCGTTTTTTAGGCCGCCTCGTTTCTTCATTTTCACTGTGAGGCGGCGGCGGTCGAGAAACGCCAAATGCCCTCGTTCACGCGCCAATCATGTAACGGCACGGGGCGCTGTTAAGTAACACCTGAACAATAATGCCGCCGCAACAGTCGGTGAACCCGTTCTTTGCGCCCCAATTGCGCATCCGGACGGATGTTGCGACGCAATGCGACTGCGTGATTTGGATTGTGGAAGTTTGTGACGGCGGGCAAGCACCTGTGACACGGGGGTGCTTGGTCCAAAAGATGAACGTGCAACCATTTCATGCGGAATCGACTTAACGGATTACGCCGCATTATGCGTCGCGAATAGCATCAATCACGCGTATGAAATTGCGAGCGAGTCATCGGTAAAAATTACGTTTCAATCGTTTCTTTTTGGCAATATATCCTGCAGCGCCTTATCTGGCGGGCGTTACAACCTGAAACACTTTGTTACCGCGCTCGTAGATTAATTCGCCCACAATGCCCTCAACGGTTTCAACACGGATGTGGCTGGGTGCGTGGTGTGAGCGGATACGATGCACTTGCCGGTCGGCGTATGCCGAAGCCCTGTGAAGGGGCATCCCTGCTGGGGCCGTAGTCGACGCAGGGTCGTCGTCTCAGTCGGTTCCTTCTTTGGTCTCCTCGCGCTAACCCCGTAGCGTGTGGTTTTTAGCGGGCTCCAGGCCCGCTTTTTTTTCGTCTGGCCAAACGTTTGCGCGGTTCGGTCGCGCGCTGTTTCGGGCACGTTCGCGGTCTTTTAGCGACTTGCACGGCAAACGGTTCGTCCTTCTGGTTTTATCCTTTGTGCCTTATTGGCTGGCCCGCGTTGCGCAATGATTTGCCGGCGCGGACCAGCCATTGAGCGTCACGCCGTCTTATCTTCTCGCAGCTTCAATTCTCTAATCATCTGCTCGCGCATGATGAACTTCTGCACCTTGCCGGTCACCGTCATGGGCAGTTCGTCGACGAAGCGGATGTACTTCGGCACCTTATAGTGCGCAATCTGCCCTTGGCAGAACTGTTGGATCTGTTCAGCCGTTGCCTGCTCGCCGGAGCGCAATACGACCCACGCACACACCTCTTCGCCGTACTTCGCGTCGGGCACGCCGAACACCTGCACGCTCTGGATCTTCGGGTGGCGGAACAGAAACTCTTCAATCTCACGCGGATAGATGTTCTCGCCGCCGCGAATCAGCATGTCCTTTAGACGGC
The nucleotide sequence above comes from Paraburkholderia aromaticivorans. Encoded proteins:
- a CDS encoding transporter substrate-binding domain-containing protein — its product is MNKAALALLGALAGVLMHAGVAGAQNSATTATPSRLDEILARGTLRACTTGDYKPYSFYKADGQFEGIDIDMTESLAKSLGVKTEYVKTSWSNLMNDFVAKCDVGVGGVSPTLERQKRAFFTEAYMVDGKTPIVRCDDVNKYQTVAQIDQPATRAIVNPGGTNERFAKQYFPHANLTVYPDNVTIFKQILAGKADVMVTDASETLLQQKLNPGLCSVHPDKPFQYGEKAWLLPRGDVSFQQYVDQWLHLARATGEYQAISDKWLK